Proteins encoded within one genomic window of Gloeobacter kilaueensis JS1:
- a CDS encoding IS110 family transposase, whose amino-acid sequence MQRDGSQNDYQLFVGIDVAALTVTAAWLLTHAKPTAAITLPQTPEGHCQLAERLLAVCPTAAEVLVVIEATGSYWMRLATFLALKGFAVSVVNPAQSHYFARALLKRSKSDALDAQTLAQLAAALQPGLWQPPPEIYYQLQQRLQHRDALLQQRQQLHNQLHALRQFPLVVAAVQASLEQLSHTFDEQIAQMEAQLEALLAQDSLWHQAATKLRTIKGIGSVTAGWVLVSTLNFGCCATVEAAVAYAGLAPRSHRSGTSLHRPERIGHAGNARLRTALYMASLSAIRCNQQIKSFYQRLRAAGKPAKVALCAAARKLLHIAWAVVKTDTPFDAEHGRLVCLQ is encoded by the coding sequence ATGCAGCGAGACGGTTCACAAAACGACTATCAGCTATTTGTCGGTATTGATGTGGCGGCACTCACTGTCACTGCCGCCTGGCTGCTCACCCACGCAAAGCCTACCGCTGCCATCACACTGCCCCAAACCCCCGAAGGACACTGCCAATTGGCCGAACGCTTACTCGCCGTCTGTCCCACCGCCGCTGAGGTGTTAGTGGTCATCGAAGCCACAGGCTCCTACTGGATGCGACTGGCCACATTTCTGGCGCTCAAAGGTTTTGCCGTCAGTGTGGTCAACCCCGCTCAGTCTCATTACTTTGCCAGGGCACTGCTCAAGCGTTCCAAAAGCGATGCGCTTGATGCCCAGACGCTTGCCCAACTCGCTGCCGCCCTGCAACCTGGTCTTTGGCAGCCGCCGCCTGAGATTTATTACCAACTCCAACAGCGCCTGCAGCATCGCGATGCCTTGCTGCAGCAACGCCAACAACTGCACAACCAGTTGCACGCTCTGCGGCAATTTCCGTTGGTGGTGGCGGCGGTACAAGCGAGTCTGGAGCAGTTGAGCCACACCTTCGATGAGCAGATTGCGCAGATGGAAGCTCAGCTAGAAGCGCTGCTCGCCCAAGACTCGCTTTGGCATCAAGCTGCAACCAAGCTGCGCACTATCAAAGGCATTGGGTCTGTCACCGCTGGGTGGGTGTTGGTGAGTACCCTCAACTTCGGCTGCTGTGCAACGGTGGAAGCGGCGGTGGCCTACGCGGGTCTCGCTCCCCGCTCCCACCGTAGCGGCACCAGCCTTCATAGACCAGAGCGCATCGGCCATGCAGGCAATGCCCGCTTACGCACGGCGCTGTATATGGCGAGCTTGAGTGCGATCCGCTGCAATCAGCAGATTAAAAGCTTTTACCAGCGGCTACGAGCAGCCGGTAAACCGGCAAAGGTAGCGCTTTGCGCTGCGGCTCGCAAACTCTTACACATTGCCTGGGCGGTTGTGAAAACAGACACGCCTTTCGATGCAGAGCACGGCAGGTTGGTTTGCTTGCAGTAG
- a CDS encoding saccharopine dehydrogenase family protein, with protein sequence MTTRQNFLLYGANGYTGGLIARKATEGGLRPVLAGRSQAVARLGAELGLEYRIFNLEDRAALDRALEEVVAVLHCAGPFVRTSGLMVAACLRTGTHYLDITGEVAVFEAAMARHEQAQRAGVMLMPGVGCDVVPTDCLAAYLAAQLPEADSLVLALQILNVVSRGTALTIVEGPYEGGLVRRDGILTPVPAGYKTRSFDFGAGAEEATTIPWGDLNTAFWQTGIPNIEAYLVLPPAARFLLFAGQWLGGVLRSEPVRNLQKQFIASGPPGPTEAERRAGVCRFWGEVTKEGRSVQARLRTVEGYTLTALTALLIAQKVLSGQFQPGFRTPAQVYGADLILEVEGSLREDL encoded by the coding sequence ATGACAACACGACAGAACTTTTTGCTTTACGGGGCGAACGGTTATACCGGTGGCCTGATTGCCCGGAAGGCGACCGAGGGGGGGCTGCGGCCTGTTCTCGCGGGCCGCTCCCAGGCGGTGGCGAGGCTTGGGGCGGAACTGGGGCTGGAGTACCGGATTTTTAACCTCGAAGACCGCGCTGCCCTCGATCGGGCTCTAGAAGAAGTGGTCGCTGTGCTGCACTGCGCCGGTCCTTTTGTGCGCACCAGTGGGCTGATGGTGGCGGCCTGCCTGCGCACCGGCACCCACTACCTCGACATCACGGGTGAGGTGGCGGTCTTCGAGGCGGCGATGGCCCGCCACGAGCAGGCGCAGCGGGCGGGAGTCATGCTCATGCCGGGGGTGGGCTGCGACGTGGTGCCCACCGACTGTCTGGCGGCTTATCTGGCAGCGCAACTGCCGGAGGCGGATAGCCTCGTTCTGGCGCTGCAGATTTTGAATGTTGTCTCACGGGGAACGGCGCTCACCATCGTCGAGGGCCCCTACGAGGGCGGGCTGGTGCGCCGCGACGGCATCCTCACCCCGGTTCCGGCGGGTTATAAGACCCGGAGCTTTGACTTTGGGGCCGGGGCGGAGGAGGCGACGACGATCCCCTGGGGCGATCTCAATACCGCCTTCTGGCAGACGGGCATCCCGAATATCGAGGCGTACCTGGTGCTGCCGCCGGCGGCGCGGTTTTTACTTTTTGCAGGCCAGTGGCTGGGGGGTGTGCTGCGCTCGGAGCCGGTGCGCAACCTCCAAAAACAGTTCATCGCCTCCGGGCCACCGGGACCGACCGAGGCGGAGCGGCGGGCCGGGGTCTGCCGCTTCTGGGGGGAGGTGACCAAGGAGGGGCGCTCGGTGCAGGCTCGCCTGCGGACGGTAGAAGGCTACACGCTCACGGCCCTTACGGCTTTGCTCATCGCGCAGAAAGTGCTCTCAGGCCAGTTTCAGCCCGGCTTTCGCACCCCTGCCCAGGTGTACGGGGCGGATCTCATCCTCGAAGTCGAAGGGTCGCTGCGCGAGGATCTGTAG
- a CDS encoding sugar ABC transporter ATP-binding protein: MALLQIENVTRRFGPVTVLDGVDFEVEAGEMHALVGENGAGKSTLMKILCGALAADSGTIRWQGAPVRLDSPRAARAQGIAMIHQELALVPELSVAENICLGEAQSWWRPVDFAQIEVTARRLLERLGQAIDPCALVRQLSLPQQQMVETARALRQRTRLLILDEPTASLSAQQTAQLFAVLRRIRDDGTAIIYISHRLEEIFELCDRVTVLRNGKRVHSASVGSLTPGAVVQHMVGRTLEASTPHQRPVAQRPVLAVRHLRTGPLKDVHLELRAGEIVGLMGVAGSGRSRLVRTLFGAQAAEGGTIHLGERPVKLRSPAEAIALGIGLLGEDRKRHGLIPERVVRENMALGTLKNHSRMGMIAQDRERRACGELAGQLRLAPCCQEMAIRTLSGGNQQKALLGRWLLAGCRVLLLDEPTRGVDVEAKAEIYSLIRTLAAGGTAILLVSSDLPELVQVAERLLVLQGGRIVSEQSPPYDVKHILSLALGVRS, translated from the coding sequence ATGGCTTTATTGCAGATCGAGAATGTGACGCGCCGCTTCGGTCCGGTGACAGTGCTCGATGGCGTCGATTTCGAGGTCGAGGCGGGCGAGATGCACGCGCTGGTGGGCGAGAACGGCGCTGGAAAATCGACGCTGATGAAGATTCTCTGCGGTGCGCTGGCCGCCGACAGCGGCACAATCCGCTGGCAGGGAGCGCCCGTGCGCCTCGATTCGCCCCGTGCGGCGCGGGCCCAGGGGATTGCGATGATTCATCAAGAACTGGCCCTGGTACCAGAACTGAGCGTGGCCGAAAATATCTGCCTGGGTGAGGCGCAAAGTTGGTGGCGGCCCGTCGATTTTGCTCAGATCGAGGTAACGGCCCGCAGGCTCCTGGAGAGGCTGGGGCAGGCCATCGATCCTTGTGCCCTCGTCCGTCAGCTCAGCCTTCCCCAACAGCAGATGGTCGAGACGGCCCGCGCCCTGCGGCAGCGCACCCGGCTGTTGATTCTCGATGAGCCGACCGCCAGCCTCAGCGCCCAGCAGACGGCCCAGTTATTCGCTGTGCTGCGCCGGATTCGAGACGACGGGACGGCGATTATCTATATCTCGCACCGGCTGGAGGAAATCTTCGAGCTGTGCGACCGGGTGACGGTGCTGCGCAACGGTAAACGGGTTCACAGTGCCAGTGTCGGTTCGCTCACACCGGGAGCGGTCGTACAACACATGGTCGGTCGCACGCTGGAGGCATCCACGCCCCACCAGCGCCCGGTGGCTCAGCGCCCGGTGCTGGCGGTGCGCCACCTGCGCACCGGCCCCCTCAAGGACGTCCACCTGGAATTGCGGGCCGGAGAAATTGTCGGGCTGATGGGGGTGGCAGGCTCGGGCCGCTCCCGCCTGGTGCGCACGCTCTTTGGTGCCCAGGCAGCGGAAGGGGGAACGATCCATCTGGGTGAGCGACCGGTAAAGTTGCGCTCGCCTGCCGAAGCGATTGCTCTGGGAATTGGTCTATTGGGCGAGGACCGCAAGCGCCACGGTCTTATTCCAGAGCGCGTCGTGCGCGAAAATATGGCCCTCGGTACCCTCAAAAACCATTCTCGAATGGGAATGATCGCCCAGGATCGAGAAAGACGAGCCTGCGGCGAACTCGCAGGACAGTTGCGCCTCGCCCCATGCTGCCAGGAGATGGCTATTCGGACATTAAGTGGCGGCAACCAACAAAAGGCTCTCCTCGGGCGCTGGTTGCTTGCCGGTTGCCGGGTTCTGTTGCTCGACGAGCCGACGCGCGGCGTCGATGTCGAAGCGAAAGCTGAAATCTATAGCCTCATCCGCACCCTCGCTGCCGGAGGCACCGCTATTTTGCTCGTCTCCTCGGATCTGCCGGAGCTTGTCCAGGTGGCTGAGCGGTTGCTGGTGCTCCAGGGGGGCCGAATCGTGAGCGAACAGAGCCCGCCCTACGACGTGAAGCACATCCTGAGCCTTGCCCTCGGCGTTCGCAGCTGA
- a CDS encoding GNAT family N-acetyltransferase, whose product MTPAWHEEAIARHHDRKAFDCGDQDLNNFLRHSARQSHDRGGAKTFLAIGDSDGSILGFYSVAPAELAYARTPEVVRRGLAKHAVPGFRLARLAVHVDVQKKGLGGQLLLAAGRRCLRTAAEVGGVVLLIDAKSPPAASWYAGFGAVALEDAPLTLMLPLETIEISLRAAEKL is encoded by the coding sequence ATGACGCCTGCATGGCACGAGGAAGCGATCGCCAGACACCACGACCGCAAGGCATTTGATTGCGGCGACCAAGATCTCAACAACTTCCTGCGCCATTCAGCGCGCCAGAGTCACGACAGGGGCGGTGCAAAAACCTTCCTGGCTATCGGCGACAGCGATGGGTCGATCCTTGGCTTCTACAGCGTTGCACCGGCAGAGCTTGCCTACGCCCGGACACCGGAAGTTGTCCGTCGTGGGTTGGCAAAGCACGCAGTACCGGGCTTTCGGCTCGCACGGCTTGCCGTGCATGTCGATGTGCAGAAAAAGGGCCTGGGCGGTCAGCTTTTACTTGCCGCTGGCCGCCGTTGCCTGCGGACTGCAGCAGAAGTTGGCGGTGTCGTACTCTTGATCGATGCCAAGAGTCCGCCCGCTGCAAGCTGGTATGCCGGCTTTGGTGCGGTGGCCCTGGAAGATGCACCTCTGACCCTCATGTTGCCGCTCGAAACGATCGAGATATCCCTGCGAGCTGCAGAAAAGCTCTAA
- a CDS encoding sucrose synthase, whose amino-acid sequence MSELLQMVIDSDERADLRQFIGLLYQQEKRYLLRSDILQIFSEYCASVGKEANFYNHSLLARLIYFTQEFIVENESLCLVIRPVVARQEVVRINREDLRVEPMTIQAYLDLCDQTAGRFRPQDGDVLELDFQPFYDFSPSIRDPKNIGRGVQFLNRYLSSKLFQDPGQWLQTLFQFLRLHRYNGTQLLINERIQTQQQLSTQLKRVLALVSSRRPDEPYANFRFDMQSLGFEPGWGNTAARVRESLELLDALIDSPDHEILESLISRIPMLFRVVLVSSHGWFGQEGVLGRPDTGGQVVYVLDQARSLEKQLQEDHALAGLETTPKVIILTRLIANNDGTRSNQRLEKVYGTDNAWILRVPFREFNPSVTQNWISRFEIWPYLESFALDSERELLAELGGRPDLIVGNYSDGNLVAFLLARRLKVTQCNIAHALEKSKYALSNLHWQELDEQYHFSLQYTADLIAMNAANFIISSTYQEIAGTPDSMGQYESYRHFTMPELYHVVSGIDLFNPKFNVVPPGVNENIYFPYTRTEERTPGDRERLEQLLFSLEDSEQVFGHLADPTKRPLFSMARLDRIKNLTGLAECFAKSPELQERANLILVAGKLRAEDSTDREEIAEINRLYEIVDRYQLAGKIRWLGVRLAKVDSGEIYRVVADRQGIFVQPALFEAFGLTILESMISGLPTFATRFGGPLEIIQDGVNGFLINPNAQEEMAASIVEFLSKCDANPDYWQQISSRGIQRVYSTYTWKIHTTRLLSLARIYGFWNYGSQENREDLLRYIEMLFYLLYKPGAQKLLERHALQVAIE is encoded by the coding sequence ATGTCGGAACTCCTGCAGATGGTAATCGATAGTGACGAGCGCGCCGACCTGCGCCAGTTCATCGGCTTACTCTACCAGCAAGAAAAGCGTTACCTGCTACGAAGCGATATATTGCAAATTTTTTCAGAATATTGCGCAAGTGTCGGCAAGGAAGCGAACTTTTACAACCATTCGTTGCTTGCAAGACTGATTTATTTTACGCAGGAGTTCATCGTCGAGAACGAGAGTCTGTGCCTGGTCATCAGGCCGGTGGTCGCCCGGCAGGAGGTGGTCCGGATCAACCGCGAGGATCTTAGAGTCGAGCCGATGACGATTCAGGCGTACCTCGACCTGTGCGATCAGACCGCCGGGCGCTTCCGGCCCCAGGATGGCGACGTGCTGGAGCTGGACTTCCAGCCTTTTTACGACTTTTCGCCGAGCATCCGCGATCCTAAAAACATTGGCCGGGGGGTGCAGTTTCTCAACCGCTATCTTTCGAGCAAACTCTTTCAAGATCCGGGCCAGTGGCTACAGACGCTGTTTCAGTTCTTGCGTCTGCACCGCTACAACGGCACGCAGCTACTGATCAACGAGCGCATTCAGACCCAGCAGCAGTTGAGCACCCAGCTCAAGCGCGTCCTGGCGCTGGTGAGCAGCAGGCGTCCAGACGAACCCTACGCCAACTTCCGCTTCGACATGCAATCGCTCGGCTTCGAGCCTGGCTGGGGCAACACGGCGGCGCGGGTGCGCGAGTCGCTCGAACTGCTCGACGCGCTCATCGACTCGCCCGACCACGAGATTCTCGAATCTTTGATCTCGCGCATCCCGATGCTGTTTCGGGTGGTGCTCGTCTCCAGCCACGGCTGGTTCGGCCAGGAGGGCGTACTCGGTCGTCCCGATACCGGCGGCCAGGTCGTCTACGTGCTCGATCAGGCCCGCAGCCTTGAGAAGCAACTGCAGGAGGACCACGCCCTGGCAGGGCTGGAGACGACGCCAAAGGTGATTATTCTGACGCGGCTCATTGCCAACAACGACGGCACCCGCTCCAACCAGCGGCTCGAAAAAGTCTACGGCACCGACAATGCCTGGATCCTGCGGGTGCCCTTTCGGGAATTTAACCCGTCTGTTACCCAGAACTGGATCTCGCGCTTTGAGATCTGGCCGTACCTCGAATCGTTCGCCCTCGATTCGGAGCGGGAACTATTGGCCGAGTTGGGCGGGCGGCCAGACCTCATCGTCGGCAACTACTCCGACGGCAATCTCGTCGCCTTTTTGCTGGCCCGCCGCCTGAAGGTGACCCAGTGCAACATCGCCCACGCCCTCGAAAAGTCGAAGTACGCCCTCTCGAACCTGCACTGGCAGGAACTCGACGAGCAGTATCACTTTTCGCTGCAGTACACCGCCGATCTGATCGCGATGAACGCCGCCAACTTTATCATCAGCAGCACCTACCAGGAGATCGCGGGCACCCCCGACAGCATGGGCCAGTACGAGTCCTACCGGCACTTCACGATGCCCGAGCTGTACCACGTCGTCAGCGGCATCGACCTGTTTAACCCCAAGTTCAACGTCGTGCCCCCCGGCGTCAACGAGAATATCTACTTTCCTTATACCCGCACCGAGGAGCGCACCCCCGGTGACCGGGAGCGCCTCGAACAGTTGCTCTTCAGCCTCGAGGACAGTGAGCAGGTCTTTGGCCATCTGGCCGACCCCACGAAGCGGCCCCTGTTCTCGATGGCCCGCCTCGATCGGATCAAGAACCTGACGGGCCTTGCCGAGTGCTTCGCTAAGAGCCCCGAGTTGCAGGAGCGGGCCAACTTGATCCTGGTGGCGGGCAAGTTGCGGGCTGAAGATTCTACCGACCGCGAAGAAATTGCCGAGATCAACCGGCTCTACGAGATCGTCGATCGCTACCAGCTCGCGGGCAAGATCCGCTGGCTGGGGGTGCGCCTCGCCAAGGTCGATTCGGGCGAGATCTATCGGGTGGTGGCCGATCGCCAGGGCATCTTCGTGCAACCGGCGCTCTTCGAGGCGTTCGGTCTGACGATTCTCGAATCGATGATCTCGGGGTTGCCAACTTTTGCCACCCGCTTCGGCGGCCCGCTTGAGATCATTCAAGATGGCGTCAACGGCTTCTTGATCAACCCGAACGCCCAGGAGGAGATGGCCGCTTCGATCGTCGAATTTCTCTCCAAGTGCGACGCCAACCCCGACTACTGGCAGCAAATTTCAAGCCGGGGGATCCAGCGCGTCTACAGCACCTACACCTGGAAGATCCACACCACCCGATTGCTCTCCCTCGCCCGCATCTACGGCTTCTGGAACTACGGTTCCCAGGAGAACCGCGAAGATCTGCTGCGCTACATCGAGATGCTTTTTTATCTGCTCTACAAGCCAGGAGCGCAGAAGTTGCTGGAGCGGCACGCCCTGCAAGTTGCGATAGAGTGA
- a CDS encoding AAA family ATPase, producing the protein MTDYFLPERFRDKVALHIARNFAQLPRVQVPLLLGVHGPKGQGKSFMVERSLEDLGANTIHIASAELESPDAGEPSRLIRLRYREAAELVRVRGRVAVLVIHDIDAGAGYWRDSIQYTVNTQMVNAALMAIADNPTNVQLPGSYDAKPLPRIPIVVTGNDFSKLYAPLTREGRMDKFYWEPTPAELSGILQGMFADDPQMSRFDLERLQERFARQPVDFFAAIRARAYDEQLLRQIKAWGLENISLHLVNHGGQPPVFERLRLTLDHCLRWGDQLLAEQQALHTGLVEAYMHQ; encoded by the coding sequence ATGACCGATTACTTTCTTCCAGAGCGCTTCCGCGACAAGGTGGCGCTGCACATTGCAAGGAACTTCGCCCAACTGCCCAGGGTCCAGGTTCCGCTCCTTCTGGGCGTTCATGGGCCGAAGGGCCAGGGCAAATCGTTCATGGTCGAGCGCAGCCTCGAAGATCTGGGGGCCAACACGATTCACATTGCCTCGGCGGAGCTGGAGAGTCCGGATGCCGGGGAGCCCAGCCGTCTGATCCGCCTGCGCTACCGGGAGGCGGCGGAACTTGTCCGGGTGCGGGGCCGGGTGGCGGTGCTCGTCATCCACGACATCGACGCCGGGGCGGGCTACTGGCGCGACTCAATCCAGTACACGGTCAATACCCAGATGGTGAACGCGGCGCTGATGGCGATCGCCGACAACCCTACGAACGTGCAGCTGCCCGGCAGCTACGACGCTAAGCCGCTGCCGCGCATCCCGATCGTCGTCACGGGCAACGATTTTTCAAAGCTCTACGCCCCCCTGACCCGCGAAGGGCGGATGGACAAGTTCTACTGGGAGCCCACTCCCGCCGAGCTGTCCGGTATCCTGCAGGGGATGTTCGCCGACGACCCGCAGATGTCGCGCTTCGATCTGGAGCGGTTGCAGGAGCGCTTTGCCCGGCAACCGGTGGATTTTTTTGCGGCGATTCGGGCGCGGGCCTACGACGAGCAGTTGCTCAGGCAGATCAAAGCCTGGGGCCTCGAAAATATCAGCCTCCACCTTGTCAACCACGGCGGCCAGCCGCCGGTCTTCGAGCGGTTGCGCCTCACCCTCGATCACTGCCTGCGCTGGGGCGATCAGCTCCTCGCGGAGCAGCAGGCGCTGCACACCGGCCTGGTAGAAGCCTACATGCACCAGTAG
- a CDS encoding metallophosphoesterase has product MLSRRRLLVSGLIATGGATLALPAWARVEADSLKFETVPIPIVGLEAPLRVAQLSDIHWDHRSVPWNSIEQAIDYINAAEVDLVALTGDFVTYDPAPIFELAPALGRLRARHGLFAVLGNHDNAHPRGARTIKKALAREQIVLIENRWTAVASLAVGGTGDLWHGPFEPERVLMPLRGRRPLLLLSHNPDGFWRLGEQRLDLQLSGHTHGGQVRLPGVGPVLALKNRLGDRLRRYLPELGDSLQKHAIIRTNSWAGLYGQGKNCLYVSRGMGRFKRLSIGCPPEVTIIDLIPA; this is encoded by the coding sequence ATGTTAAGCCGTCGCCGTCTACTGGTTTCCGGGCTGATCGCAACCGGAGGTGCCACCCTCGCTCTGCCTGCCTGGGCAAGGGTCGAGGCTGACTCCCTCAAATTTGAGACTGTGCCCATTCCGATTGTCGGCCTCGAAGCGCCCCTGCGGGTGGCTCAACTGAGCGATATCCACTGGGACCACCGCAGTGTGCCGTGGAATTCGATCGAGCAGGCAATCGACTACATCAACGCTGCCGAGGTCGATCTCGTTGCGCTGACTGGTGATTTCGTCACCTACGATCCGGCCCCGATCTTTGAACTCGCCCCGGCTCTGGGCCGCCTGCGCGCCCGTCACGGTCTTTTTGCGGTTCTGGGCAACCACGACAATGCCCACCCGAGGGGAGCACGAACGATCAAAAAAGCCCTGGCCCGCGAACAGATTGTGCTTATCGAAAACCGCTGGACAGCGGTCGCCTCACTGGCCGTAGGTGGCACGGGCGACCTCTGGCACGGGCCTTTTGAACCCGAGCGCGTCTTGATGCCCCTGCGCGGCAGACGCCCGCTGCTGCTACTGTCCCACAACCCGGATGGCTTCTGGCGGCTGGGCGAGCAGCGCCTCGACCTGCAGTTGTCGGGGCACACCCACGGCGGCCAGGTGCGCCTGCCGGGGGTCGGGCCGGTGCTCGCCCTCAAAAACCGCCTGGGCGACCGCCTGCGCCGCTATCTGCCCGAACTGGGCGATTCGCTGCAAAAACACGCGATCATCCGCACCAACAGCTGGGCGGGCCTCTACGGACAGGGAAAAAACTGCCTCTACGTCTCGCGGGGCATGGGCCGCTTCAAGCGCCTCAGCATCGGCTGCCCGCCGGAGGTGACGATCATCGATTTGATCCCGGCCTAG
- a CDS encoding DUF1778 domain-containing protein: protein MSRAAINDNGRMSFRVRPEQKAILMRAAAIKKTGLTDFVLQNALQAAERVIEAAERVQLSERDSLRVLDLLENPPAPNAKLRAAAAALPPLR, encoded by the coding sequence ATGTCCAGAGCTGCAATCAATGACAATGGACGGATGAGCTTCCGGGTGCGGCCTGAGCAGAAGGCGATCCTCATGCGGGCGGCAGCGATCAAAAAGACTGGTCTGACCGATTTTGTGCTGCAGAATGCCCTACAGGCCGCCGAGAGGGTGATCGAAGCAGCCGAGCGCGTGCAGCTTTCCGAACGAGACAGTCTGCGAGTTCTCGATCTTCTCGAAAACCCACCGGCACCGAATGCGAAGCTGCGGGCAGCTGCGGCTGCACTCCCGCCCTTAAGATGA